Proteins from a single region of Acidianus ambivalens:
- a CDS encoding phytoene desaturase family protein, with amino-acid sequence MYDAIIVGGGHNGLVTANYLAREGLKVAVFERREIVGGASVTEELWPGIKVSTGAYVLSLLRPKIIEDLQLKKFGLKVYTKDPGLFVPFENGKKLYIWSDIKKTQKEIEKFSKNDAKNYEKWVKFWDPLYDLADLLMLSPPVNLSNIDELLSLLKSVKIDEDAALSIARTFVTDGKSLLSEFFESDEVISALIEDAVVGTYASPSMPGTAYVLAHHVIGEVNGIKGAWGYVEGGMGGVTQALKKSAESVGVDIFESSPVDEILVEKGEVKGVKLSSGKVIESKIVVSNADPKTTFLKLLKNAEVDDELIRRIRSLKTTGVSFKIVGYSEELPDFGNGKSLSPEHIASELIMPSTEYIEKAYLDAKVLGYSREPWLSINIQSSVDPTAAPPGKFSISIFGQYFPYNEKLDEIKEKIAKITFDKIREFAPNFKLVKYEVLTPLDIERRFGIWGGNIFHLDMTPDQLYVFRPTIGLSNYSTPIKGLYLCGSGTHPGGGVTGAPGYNAAMKILSDLKKRK; translated from the coding sequence ATGTATGATGCTATAATAGTTGGTGGGGGACATAACGGTTTAGTGACAGCGAATTATCTAGCTAGAGAAGGATTAAAAGTAGCCGTGTTTGAAAGAAGAGAAATAGTAGGCGGTGCATCGGTAACTGAAGAATTATGGCCAGGGATAAAGGTATCTACTGGAGCTTATGTTCTTAGTTTACTTAGGCCCAAAATTATTGAAGATTTACAATTAAAAAAGTTTGGACTAAAAGTTTATACTAAAGATCCGGGATTATTCGTGCCTTTTGAGAATGGTAAAAAACTGTATATATGGTCTGATATAAAAAAGACACAGAAGGAAATAGAAAAATTCTCTAAAAATGATGCAAAAAACTATGAAAAATGGGTAAAATTTTGGGACCCACTTTACGATTTAGCTGATTTACTTATGCTCTCTCCACCGGTGAATTTATCAAATATTGATGAGCTTTTAAGCCTTTTAAAGAGCGTTAAGATAGATGAAGATGCGGCATTATCTATTGCTAGAACATTTGTAACTGATGGCAAAAGCTTGCTTTCAGAATTTTTCGAGTCAGATGAAGTAATTTCTGCCTTAATAGAAGATGCGGTAGTTGGAACTTATGCGTCACCTTCTATGCCTGGAACTGCGTATGTACTAGCTCATCACGTTATAGGCGAAGTTAATGGAATAAAAGGTGCATGGGGATACGTTGAGGGAGGAATGGGCGGAGTTACTCAAGCTTTGAAAAAATCTGCAGAAAGTGTTGGAGTAGATATCTTTGAATCTTCTCCGGTGGATGAAATACTAGTCGAGAAGGGAGAAGTTAAAGGCGTAAAATTAAGCTCAGGAAAAGTAATTGAATCTAAAATTGTTGTTTCAAACGCGGATCCTAAGACTACGTTCCTTAAATTGCTTAAGAATGCTGAAGTTGACGATGAATTAATTAGAAGAATAAGGTCTTTGAAAACTACTGGTGTTTCTTTTAAAATAGTTGGTTATTCCGAGGAATTGCCTGACTTTGGAAATGGAAAATCCTTATCGCCAGAGCATATAGCCTCCGAGTTAATAATGCCCAGCACTGAATATATAGAGAAAGCTTACTTAGATGCTAAAGTATTAGGGTACTCCAGAGAACCATGGCTTTCAATAAATATACAATCTTCTGTAGATCCTACTGCCGCCCCTCCAGGAAAGTTTTCTATTTCAATTTTCGGTCAATATTTTCCATATAATGAAAAATTAGACGAGATTAAGGAGAAAATAGCTAAGATAACTTTTGATAAAATTAGGGAATTCGCTCCTAACTTTAAACTAGTCAAGTATGAGGTGTTAACTCCTTTAGATATAGAAAGGAGATTTGGAATATGGGGAGGTAATATATTCCATTTGGATATGACTCCAGACCAGCTTTATGTATTTAGACCAACAATAGGCTTAAGTAATTATTCTACTCCTATCAAGGGATTGTATTTGTGCGGTTCCGGAACCCATCCTGGTGGAGGTGTTACTGGTGCTCCAGGATATAATGCCGCCATGAAAATTTTGTCAGACCTAAAGAAAAGAAAGTAA
- a CDS encoding alkaline phosphatase family protein yields the protein MSLELPNYEKNIYSLACGIADFLGVKRNCLSKLNISGKKLALVLLDGFGWNIMNRAGVVKKEAEKFQTVFPSTTSTVLTTLFTALTPGEHGILGYNTFVKRLGGIINTLKYTHPSIDERDSIQEAVPFEKAFPEVKSYLAEVKERKTIEIVPKGISNTQFSNATHGKTSETKEYADIWDAIYTFSQVLQQNSYDFIYLYIPDVDTLAHKYGPYAEPTLNAAKEIFESVYSVSTKLANVGNYTIVITADHGHVEVANNVNVKDDKEFLSMLEIPPYGDSRALFLKSRYDMKTYLYHRFNLRVFTKDEFPTLLGRIGNVELPDYIAVPLDNTAYIFDYKENGEYGKLKGHHGGLLQEEFEIPLVMING from the coding sequence ATGAGTTTAGAACTGCCAAACTACGAGAAGAACATTTATTCATTAGCATGCGGAATAGCTGATTTTCTAGGAGTAAAAAGGAACTGCTTAAGCAAACTTAATATCTCTGGAAAAAAGTTGGCTTTAGTTCTTCTTGATGGATTTGGATGGAATATAATGAACAGAGCAGGAGTTGTAAAGAAAGAGGCCGAAAAATTCCAAACAGTTTTTCCTTCAACAACTTCAACTGTTTTAACTACACTGTTCACTGCATTAACTCCTGGAGAGCACGGAATTTTAGGGTATAATACTTTTGTTAAAAGGCTTGGAGGAATAATAAATACGCTAAAATATACGCATCCATCAATAGACGAAAGAGATTCCATTCAAGAAGCTGTGCCCTTTGAGAAAGCTTTTCCTGAAGTAAAAAGCTATTTAGCTGAAGTTAAAGAAAGGAAGACCATAGAGATAGTCCCCAAGGGAATAAGTAATACTCAATTTAGTAATGCTACTCACGGCAAAACTTCTGAAACAAAGGAATATGCAGACATATGGGATGCTATATACACTTTCTCTCAAGTTCTACAACAGAACTCTTATGATTTCATTTATCTTTATATTCCAGACGTAGATACATTAGCGCATAAATATGGGCCTTATGCAGAACCAACCTTAAATGCCGCAAAAGAAATATTTGAGAGCGTTTATAGTGTTTCAACAAAATTAGCCAACGTAGGAAATTATACTATAGTAATAACCGCAGATCATGGACATGTTGAAGTTGCAAATAACGTTAATGTGAAAGATGATAAAGAATTTCTTAGTATGCTAGAAATTCCTCCTTATGGAGATTCTAGAGCACTATTCTTAAAAAGTAGATACGATATGAAAACATACTTATACCATAGGTTTAATCTTAGAGTATTTACTAAAGATGAGTTCCCAACTCTCTTGGGAAGAATAGGTAATGTAGAGCTACCAGATTACATTGCAGTTCCTCTTGATAATACTGCTTATATTTTTGATTATAAGGAGAACGGAGAATATGGTAAATTAAAGGGACATCATGGAGGTCTTCTACAAGAAGAATTTGAGATTCCTCTGGTGATGATTAATGGTTGA
- a CDS encoding phosphoribosyltransferase yields the protein MVEYFIPSWDDIEDSIFNVSEKIIKDYNPDVIVAILTGGVIPAKLISDIIGIKNIKYIEIKFYKEVGKTQPKPTLKAIYVDDLENKNVLIVDDVSDTGETLSAVSRVIELFNPQNIRSATIYVKPWSKKYPDYYDKVVDKWIVFPWDKWEAVREHNEIPVKNKDRFLKSFIRK from the coding sequence ATGGTTGAGTATTTTATTCCATCGTGGGATGATATAGAAGATAGCATATTTAACGTGAGCGAAAAAATTATCAAAGATTATAATCCTGATGTTATTGTAGCTATATTAACTGGAGGAGTAATTCCAGCAAAGCTAATTTCAGATATAATTGGAATAAAAAATATAAAATATATAGAAATAAAATTTTACAAAGAAGTAGGAAAAACGCAACCTAAACCTACTTTAAAAGCAATTTACGTTGACGATCTAGAGAATAAAAATGTCCTAATAGTAGACGACGTTTCGGATACTGGAGAAACTCTGTCTGCTGTATCTAGAGTTATAGAGCTATTTAACCCACAAAATATAAGATCTGCAACTATTTACGTTAAACCTTGGTCTAAAAAATACCCAGATTATTACGATAAGGTAGTAGACAAATGGATCGTATTTCCTTGGGATAAATGGGAAGCTGTAAGAGAACATAATGAAATTCCAGTAAAAAATAAGGATAGATTCCTCAAGAGCTTTATTAGAAAATAA
- a CDS encoding acyl-CoA mutase large subunit family protein — protein sequence MDIDEKIKEWNNLYTSWIAKRKERKQKFVTPSGIEVKPLYTPLDLKGNYVDKIGFPGMYPFTRGIYPNMYRGRIWTIRQYAGFGSAEDTNLRFRKLLEAGQTGLSMAFDLPTQLGLDPDQELAFTEVGVVGVSMFHWKEMDLVMNQIPMDKVTTSMTINATAMELMSMYIATAESRGIDKKVLDGTVQNDILKEYIARKNFIYPPEPSLRYAIDLIEYSYKNIPKWHPISISGYHIREAGADAILEVAFTLADGIEYVRKTLERGINVDDFAPTLSFFFAGYTNIFEEVAKFRAARRMWAKIMKEWFNAKKPDSMTLKFHTQTGGAELTAQQPEINIIRTTLQALAAVLGGTQSLHVNSYDEALALPSEKAAKIAIRVQQIIAYESGATETVDPLAGSYYIEWLTDEIEERAWKVIDNIEKMGGMLKAIEKGYPQAEIAESSYRLQKMIEEGDIIKVGVNFAYEPDWIGTTEIFRVNPAVRERVITRLKQYRENRDNIKWKDSLEKLRKAAEGNDNLFPYVLDAIKAGATLGEISSVLREVWGEYKEPIIF from the coding sequence ATGGATATAGACGAGAAAATTAAGGAATGGAACAATCTTTATACCAGCTGGATAGCAAAAAGAAAGGAAAGAAAGCAAAAATTTGTAACACCTTCTGGAATAGAGGTGAAGCCTCTTTATACGCCCCTAGATTTAAAAGGTAATTACGTGGACAAGATAGGCTTCCCTGGAATGTATCCTTTCACTAGGGGAATTTATCCTAATATGTACAGAGGAAGAATATGGACGATAAGGCAATATGCTGGTTTTGGTTCTGCAGAAGACACTAATTTAAGGTTTAGGAAACTTTTGGAAGCTGGGCAAACAGGACTAAGCATGGCTTTTGACTTACCTACTCAATTGGGTTTAGATCCAGATCAAGAATTAGCCTTCACGGAAGTAGGTGTAGTCGGTGTTTCAATGTTTCATTGGAAGGAAATGGATTTAGTAATGAATCAAATTCCTATGGATAAAGTAACTACTTCAATGACAATAAACGCTACTGCAATGGAATTAATGTCCATGTATATAGCAACAGCAGAAAGTAGGGGAATCGATAAAAAAGTCCTAGATGGAACAGTACAGAATGATATACTAAAGGAGTATATAGCTAGGAAGAATTTCATTTATCCGCCAGAGCCTTCCTTAAGGTATGCTATAGACTTAATTGAATACTCTTATAAAAATATTCCAAAATGGCATCCAATTAGTATTAGCGGGTATCATATTAGAGAAGCTGGAGCGGACGCGATACTAGAAGTAGCATTTACTTTAGCTGACGGAATTGAGTATGTTAGAAAAACTTTAGAGAGAGGAATAAACGTAGATGACTTTGCTCCTACGTTGTCTTTCTTCTTTGCAGGTTATACTAATATTTTCGAAGAAGTTGCAAAATTTAGGGCCGCTAGAAGAATGTGGGCTAAAATTATGAAAGAATGGTTCAATGCTAAAAAACCAGATTCGATGACATTGAAGTTTCATACACAAACTGGCGGTGCAGAGCTAACAGCACAACAGCCAGAAATTAATATAATCAGAACTACTCTTCAGGCTTTAGCAGCAGTATTAGGTGGTACTCAAAGTCTACATGTAAATTCATACGATGAAGCTTTAGCTTTACCGAGTGAGAAGGCAGCGAAGATAGCAATTAGGGTTCAACAAATAATAGCTTACGAGAGTGGGGCTACCGAGACTGTGGATCCATTAGCTGGATCCTATTATATTGAATGGCTAACAGATGAGATAGAAGAAAGAGCTTGGAAAGTTATTGATAATATTGAAAAAATGGGCGGAATGCTTAAGGCTATTGAAAAAGGATATCCTCAAGCTGAAATAGCTGAAAGTTCTTACAGACTTCAGAAGATGATAGAAGAAGGAGATATAATAAAAGTTGGAGTTAACTTTGCCTATGAGCCCGATTGGATAGGAACTACCGAAATATTTAGAGTAAATCCTGCAGTAAGGGAGAGAGTAATTACTAGATTAAAGCAATACAGGGAAAATAGAGACAATATTAAATGGAAGGATAGCCTAGAGAAGCTAAGAAAAGCTGCTGAAGGAAATGATAACTTATTCCCATACGTTTTAGATGCTATAAAAGCTGGGGCAACTTTAGGTGAAATAAGTTCTGTGCTTAGAGAAGTATGGGGAGAGTATAAAGAGCCAATTATTTTCTAA
- the mce gene encoding methylmalonyl-CoA epimerase: METQTIDHIGIVVENIDKAIDFYEKNLGMKLIDKEELKDRGIKVAFMVGKNGESAVELLEPINHDDMNNTVAKFLKTKGPGLHHLAIRVEDINKALEDLSAKGLQLVDKQPRPGARGHLVAFIHPKSVMGVLLELVQEKH, encoded by the coding sequence ATGGAAACTCAAACTATAGATCATATAGGCATAGTGGTTGAAAACATAGATAAAGCAATAGATTTTTATGAGAAAAACTTAGGAATGAAATTGATAGATAAGGAAGAATTGAAAGATAGAGGAATAAAGGTAGCTTTTATGGTTGGTAAAAATGGAGAATCTGCAGTAGAACTTTTAGAACCAATAAACCACGACGATATGAATAATACTGTAGCAAAATTTCTAAAAACAAAAGGCCCCGGATTACATCATTTAGCGATAAGAGTTGAAGACATAAATAAAGCATTAGAAGATTTATCAGCAAAAGGTTTACAACTAGTAGATAAGCAACCTAGACCTGGTGCAAGAGGTCATTTAGTTGCATTCATTCACCCTAAAAGTGTAATGGGGGTATTGCTTGAACTAGTCCAGGAGAAACACTAA
- the hsp20 gene encoding archaeal heat shock protein Hsp20 — protein sequence MPSKKKGDIFDYFDEMIRQMEEEFEELEKEFFKAAGKGEVKTFGPYVYGFSMTIGPDGKPIIEEFGNVKRLGTKPILSEEREPLVDVIEKGDEIRVVAEVPGVDKNNIKVRLNGKTLILSAQEGDKKYYKEIELPTEVDENSAKATYKNGVLEIVFKKAKVESGKEIKIE from the coding sequence ATGCCCTCAAAGAAAAAAGGCGATATATTTGATTATTTTGACGAAATGATAAGGCAGATGGAAGAGGAATTTGAAGAATTAGAGAAGGAGTTCTTTAAAGCAGCTGGTAAGGGAGAAGTAAAGACTTTCGGTCCTTACGTTTATGGATTTAGTATGACAATAGGACCAGATGGAAAGCCGATAATAGAAGAATTCGGTAATGTAAAGAGACTAGGAACTAAACCAATATTAAGTGAAGAAAGAGAACCTTTAGTTGATGTTATAGAAAAAGGCGATGAAATTAGAGTAGTAGCAGAAGTTCCAGGAGTGGATAAGAACAATATCAAGGTAAGACTTAATGGCAAAACTTTGATATTGTCAGCACAAGAAGGAGATAAGAAGTACTATAAAGAAATAGAATTACCCACGGAGGTAGACGAAAATTCTGCAAAGGCCACCTATAAGAACGGAGTCTTAGAAATCGTATTTAAGAAAGCTAAGGTTGAGTCTGGGAAAGAGATAAAGATCGAGTAA